One region of Peromyscus eremicus chromosome 4, PerEre_H2_v1, whole genome shotgun sequence genomic DNA includes:
- the Neurod1 gene encoding neurogenic differentiation factor 1, translated as MTKSYSESGLMGEPQPQGPPSWTDECLSSQDEEHEADKKEDELEAMNAEEDSLRNGGEEEDEDEDLEEEEEEEEEEDDQKPKRRGPKKKKMTKARLERFKLRRMKANARERNRMHGLNAALDNLRKVVPCYSKTQKLSKIETLRLAKNYIWALSEILRSGKSPDLVSFVQTLCKGLSQPTTNLVAGCLQLNPRTFLPEQNPDMPPHLPTASASFPVHPYSYQSPGLPSPPYGTMDSSHVFHVKPPPHAYSAALEPFFESPLTDCTSPSFDGPLSPPLSINGNFSFKHEPSAEFEKNYAFTMHYPAATLAGPQSHGSIFSGAAAPRCEIPIDNIMSFDSHSHHERVMSAQLNAIFHD; from the coding sequence ATGACCAAATCATACAGCGAGAGCGGGCTGATGGGCGAGCCTCAGCCCCAAGGTCCCCCAAGCTGGACAGACGAGTGTCTCAGTTCTCAGGACGAGGAACACGAGGCAGACAAGAAGGAGGACGAGCTCGAAGCCATGAATGCGGAGGAAGATTCTCTGAGAAacggaggagaggaggaggatgaagatgaggacctggaagaggaggaggaggaagaagaggaggaggatgatcAAAAGCCCAAGAGACGGGggcccaaaaagaaaaagatgaccaAGGCGCGCCTAGAGCGTTTTAAATTAAGGCGCATGAAGGCCAACGCCCGTGAGCGGAACCGCATGCATGGGCTGAACGCAGCACTGGACAACTTGCGCAAGGTGGTACCCTGCTACTCCAAGACCCAGAAGCTGTCCAAGATCGAGACACTGCGCTTGGCCAAAAACTACATTTGGGCTCTGTCAGAGATCCTGCGCTCCGGCAAAAGCCCTGACCTGGTCTCCTTCGTTCAAACACTCTGCAAAGGCTTGTCCCAGCCCACCACCAACCTGGTCGCTGGCTGCCTGCAGCTCAACCCCCGGACTTTCCTGCCCGAGCAGAACCCGGACATGCCCCCGCATCTGCCGACAGCCAGCGCTTCCTTCCCGGTACACCCTTACTCCTACCAGTCCCCGGGGCTACCGAGCCCTCCCTATGGCACCATGGACAGCTCCCATGTCTTCCACGTCAAGCCGCCGCCACACGCCTACAGCGCGGCCCTGGAGCCCTTCTTTGAAAGCCCCCTGACTGATTGCACCAGCCCTTCCTTTGACGGACCCCTCAGCCCGCCGCTCAGCATCAATGGCAATTTCTCTTTCAAACACGAACCATCCGCCGAGTTTGAAAAAAATTATGCCTTTACCATGCACTACCCTGCAGCGACCCTGGCAGGGCCCCAAAGCCACGGATCAATCTTCTCCGGTGCCGCTGCCCCTCGCTGCGAGATCCCCATAGACAATATCATGTCTTTCGATAGCCATTCGCATCATGAGCGAGTCATGAGTGCCCAGCTCAATGCTATCTTTCACGATTAG